One part of the Desulfonema ishimotonii genome encodes these proteins:
- the atpA gene encoding F0F1 ATP synthase subunit alpha, whose protein sequence is MELRAEEISQIIKEQITDYDKKVELSETGVVLSVGDGIARVYGLEKAMALELVEFPGGILGLVLNLEEDNVGIAIMGDDTNIKEGDIVKRTGRIAEVPVGEAVLGRVVTAMGEPIDGKGPIDAKQFSRVERVAPGVIARKSVHEPCYTGLKAVDAMTPVGRGQRELIIGDRQIGKTAVAIDAILAQKNTDVYCVYVACGQKKSTVAQVVAVLEKHGAMEYTTVVSACASDPATQQFIAPYAGCAMAEYFRDNGQHSLIIYDDLSKQAAAYRQVSLLLRRPPGREAYPGDIFYNHSRLLERSAKLSDDLGAGSMTALPIIETQAGDVSAYIPTNVISITDGQIYLEPNLFFAGVRPAINVGLSVSRVGGAAQEKAMKQVAGTLRLDMAQYRELEAFAAFGSDLDASTQKQLTRGARLVEILKQPQYQPLSLAKQVSILYAGTKGFLDKYPLDVVGKYEAGLFAFVEERYPQIFTGLAEEKKITDDLDKLMTKALSEYDEEFKDTIK, encoded by the coding sequence ATGGAATTAAGAGCTGAAGAAATAAGTCAGATTATTAAAGAGCAGATTACGGATTACGACAAGAAGGTCGAGCTGAGCGAAACCGGGGTGGTCTTGTCAGTGGGTGACGGTATTGCCCGCGTGTACGGACTTGAAAAGGCAATGGCGCTGGAGCTGGTGGAATTTCCGGGCGGCATTCTGGGCCTGGTGCTGAACCTGGAAGAGGACAATGTCGGTATCGCTATTATGGGCGATGATACGAACATCAAAGAGGGCGACATTGTCAAACGGACGGGCCGTATTGCAGAGGTGCCGGTCGGCGAGGCTGTTCTTGGCCGTGTTGTTACGGCGATGGGTGAGCCCATTGACGGCAAGGGCCCCATTGATGCCAAGCAATTCAGCCGGGTTGAAAGGGTTGCCCCCGGTGTTATTGCCCGTAAGAGTGTTCATGAGCCCTGTTACACCGGTCTGAAAGCCGTTGACGCCATGACACCGGTGGGGCGTGGCCAGCGTGAGCTGATCATCGGAGACCGTCAGATCGGCAAGACCGCCGTTGCCATTGACGCCATCCTTGCGCAGAAAAATACGGATGTCTACTGTGTGTATGTGGCCTGCGGCCAGAAGAAATCCACGGTGGCCCAGGTGGTGGCGGTTCTTGAAAAACACGGTGCTATGGAATACACGACCGTTGTTTCGGCCTGCGCCAGTGACCCGGCCACCCAGCAGTTTATCGCCCCTTATGCCGGATGCGCCATGGCCGAATACTTCCGTGACAACGGCCAGCATTCCCTCATCATTTACGATGACCTTTCAAAACAGGCTGCGGCCTACCGTCAGGTATCTCTCCTCCTGAGACGGCCGCCGGGACGTGAGGCCTATCCCGGTGACATTTTCTATAACCACTCCCGTCTGCTTGAGCGCTCTGCCAAACTGAGCGATGATCTGGGGGCTGGTTCCATGACCGCCCTTCCGATTATTGAGACCCAGGCCGGTGACGTGTCCGCCTATATTCCGACCAACGTGATCTCCATTACCGACGGCCAGATCTATCTGGAGCCGAACCTGTTCTTCGCCGGTGTACGGCCCGCCATCAACGTCGGCCTCTCCGTATCCCGCGTCGGCGGCGCTGCCCAGGAGAAAGCCATGAAACAGGTGGCTGGCACATTGCGGCTGGATATGGCCCAGTACCGTGAGCTGGAAGCTTTTGCCGCCTTCGGCAGTGATCTGGATGCCTCCACCCAGAAGCAGCTGACCCGTGGTGCCCGTCTGGTTGAAATTCTGAAGCAGCCGCAGTATCAGCCCCTGTCACTTGCGAAACAGGTCTCCATCCTCTATGCCGGAACCAAAGGGTTTCTGGATAAGTATCCGCTGGATGTCGTCGGCAAATACGAGGCCGGTCTCTTTGCCTTTGTTGAGGAGAGATATCCTCAGATATTCACAGGTCTCGCAGAGGAAAAGAAGATCACCGATGACCTGGATAAGCTGATGACCAAGGCCTTGAGCGAATACGATGAGGAGTTCAAGGACACCATTAAGTAA
- the atpG gene encoding ATP synthase F1 subunit gamma, translating into MPTLKDVQLKIAGVKKTKQITKAMNMVAASKLRGAQSDMDAFRPYAGKFAEVLGSLSEKAGEEASPLLVPREEVKKVHVILCSSDRGLCGGFNMNLITRAEKFLKEKIEGGAEVSLTAFGKKGRDWARKNDIPVADEYLGVVGGNVEFSLTANAGRKFVENFLSEAYDEVYVVCAEFVSAARQLPILKQLLPIPPIESDQEETTDEEQPYMAEHICEPSAAELLGELLPRNVYVQLYSALLETSTSEHAARMAAMDNATKACNDMIDNLTLAYNKARQAAITADLMDIVGGAEALKG; encoded by the coding sequence ATGCCAACATTAAAGGATGTACAGTTAAAGATCGCCGGGGTTAAGAAGACCAAGCAGATCACTAAGGCCATGAACATGGTGGCTGCTTCCAAACTGCGCGGTGCCCAGTCCGATATGGATGCGTTCCGACCGTATGCCGGAAAATTTGCTGAGGTTCTGGGGAGTCTTTCTGAAAAAGCAGGTGAAGAGGCCAGTCCGCTGCTGGTGCCGCGTGAAGAGGTCAAAAAGGTTCACGTCATTTTGTGTTCTTCAGACCGGGGCCTGTGCGGTGGCTTCAACATGAACCTGATTACCAGAGCGGAAAAATTTCTGAAGGAAAAGATCGAAGGCGGTGCTGAGGTTTCGCTGACGGCTTTCGGTAAGAAAGGCCGCGACTGGGCCCGCAAAAACGATATTCCAGTTGCGGATGAATACCTCGGCGTGGTGGGCGGAAATGTCGAGTTCAGTCTCACGGCCAACGCGGGACGCAAGTTTGTGGAGAATTTTCTGAGTGAAGCATATGATGAGGTATATGTGGTGTGTGCGGAGTTCGTCAGCGCAGCCCGCCAGCTTCCGATACTGAAACAGTTGCTGCCGATTCCGCCGATTGAGTCGGATCAGGAGGAAACCACAGATGAGGAGCAGCCCTACATGGCCGAACATATCTGTGAGCCGTCGGCTGCGGAACTGTTGGGTGAGCTGTTACCGAGAAATGTATACGTTCAGTTATACAGCGCACTGCTGGAGACCTCTACCAGCGAACATGCGGCGCGTATGGCTGCCATGGACAATGCGACCAAAGCCTGTAATGATATGATTGATAACCTTACGCTGGCGTACAACAAGGCCCGTCAGGCGGCCATTACAGCGGATTTGATGGATATTGTCGGTGGTGCTGAGGCCCTTAAAGGTTAG
- the atpD gene encoding F0F1 ATP synthase subunit beta, whose translation MGENIGRITQVMGPVVDVEFEQGKLPTILSALLISNPAISDEADNLVVEVAQHLGDNVVRTIAMDVTDGLVRGMSVKDTGKPIMMPVGEAGLGRVLNVVGRPVDGLGPISQEKMMPIHRPAPAFTEQDTTVRVLETGVKVIDLLVPFPRGGKMGMFGGAGVGKTVIMMEMVHNIAMQHGGISVFAGVGERTREGNDLYHEMKDSGVLPKAALIYGQMTEPPGARARVALSALTAAEYFRDEEGQDVLIFIDNIFRFTQAGSEVSALLGRMPSAVGYQPTLAVDLGGLQERITSTDKGSITAVQCVYVPADDLTDPAPATTFAHLDGTVVLSRQIAELGIYPAVDPLDSSSRILDANYIGEEHYLVARQVQQILQKYKELQDIIAILGIEELSDEDKVTVARARRMQRFLSQPFHVAETFTGVAGKYVKIEETIRAFKEIVEGKHDDVPEQAFYMVGGIEEVLEKAKQMAAA comes from the coding sequence ATGGGAGAAAACATAGGTAGGATTACGCAGGTAATGGGGCCTGTTGTTGACGTGGAGTTTGAACAGGGAAAACTTCCCACAATTCTGTCAGCGCTTCTGATTTCCAACCCTGCCATCAGCGATGAGGCGGACAACCTCGTCGTTGAGGTGGCGCAGCACCTGGGTGACAATGTGGTGCGTACCATCGCAATGGATGTTACCGACGGTCTGGTCCGCGGAATGTCGGTGAAGGATACCGGCAAACCCATCATGATGCCCGTGGGTGAGGCCGGTCTGGGCCGCGTGCTCAATGTTGTGGGACGTCCGGTGGACGGTCTGGGGCCCATCAGCCAGGAAAAAATGATGCCGATCCATCGGCCCGCACCCGCATTTACCGAACAGGATACCACTGTCCGTGTTCTTGAGACCGGCGTAAAGGTGATCGATCTGCTGGTCCCGTTTCCCCGTGGTGGAAAGATGGGCATGTTCGGCGGTGCAGGCGTGGGCAAGACCGTTATTATGATGGAAATGGTTCACAACATCGCCATGCAGCACGGCGGTATTTCCGTATTTGCCGGCGTGGGGGAGCGGACCCGTGAGGGAAACGACCTGTATCATGAGATGAAGGATTCCGGCGTTCTCCCCAAAGCGGCTCTGATTTACGGTCAGATGACCGAACCGCCGGGAGCCCGTGCCCGTGTGGCCCTTTCCGCACTGACCGCCGCAGAATACTTCCGGGATGAAGAGGGCCAGGACGTGCTGATCTTCATCGACAACATCTTCCGGTTTACCCAGGCCGGTTCCGAGGTTTCCGCCCTTCTGGGACGTATGCCTTCAGCCGTTGGGTACCAGCCGACACTGGCCGTTGACCTTGGCGGACTTCAGGAGCGCATTACCTCAACGGATAAGGGGTCCATTACGGCTGTTCAGTGTGTGTATGTGCCCGCAGATGACCTGACCGACCCGGCCCCTGCCACCACATTTGCTCACTTGGACGGCACAGTGGTTCTCTCCCGTCAGATCGCTGAACTCGGAATTTACCCGGCTGTGGACCCGCTGGATTCCAGCTCCCGGATTCTGGACGCCAACTACATCGGTGAAGAGCATTATCTGGTTGCCCGTCAGGTGCAGCAGATTCTTCAGAAGTATAAGGAACTTCAGGACATTATCGCCATTCTGGGTATTGAGGAACTGTCCGATGAGGATAAGGTTACCGTTGCCCGTGCGCGACGGATGCAGAGATTCCTGTCACAGCCCTTCCATGTTGCCGAAACCTTTACCGGTGTCGCAGGCAAGTATGTAAAGATTGAGGAGACCATCCGGGCGTTCAAAGAGATCGTTGAAGGCAAACATGACGATGTCCCCGAACAGGCATTCTATATGGTCGGCGGAATCGAAGAGGTTCTTGAAAAGGCCAAACAGATGGCCGCAGCATAA
- a CDS encoding F0F1 ATP synthase subunit epsilon encodes MAEMIKLEVVTPEKYVVSENVQIVVAPGILGEFGVLSGHTPFMSALKVGAIRYTDESGAERVVFVSGGFAEALPDKVTVLAESAERRRDIDVERAKSAFARAQKRVEDARAKDDIDFARARASLERALHRVKLAGSR; translated from the coding sequence ATGGCTGAAATGATCAAGCTGGAAGTCGTTACCCCTGAAAAATATGTTGTCAGCGAAAATGTTCAGATAGTAGTCGCCCCCGGCATCCTTGGTGAATTCGGTGTGCTGAGCGGACATACTCCTTTCATGAGCGCCCTCAAGGTCGGGGCTATTCGCTACACAGATGAAAGTGGGGCAGAACGAGTTGTATTTGTCAGCGGAGGTTTTGCGGAAGCACTGCCGGATAAGGTTACTGTATTAGCAGAATCGGCGGAAAGAAGACGTGATATTGATGTCGAACGGGCCAAATCGGCATTTGCACGCGCCCAGAAACGTGTTGAAGACGCAAGGGCGAAGGACGATATTGATTTTGCCAGAGCGCGTGCTTCTCTGGAACGGGCATTGCACCGTGTGAAACTGGCCGGATCAAGATAA